The proteins below are encoded in one region of Malaclemys terrapin pileata isolate rMalTer1 chromosome 8, rMalTer1.hap1, whole genome shotgun sequence:
- the LOC128841558 gene encoding uncharacterized protein LOC128841558, with translation MMESQDRKRAPAWTEREVRDLLAIWGDESVLAELRSSKRNGKILEKVSKAMKDRGHNRDAQQCRVKIKELRQAYHKAREANGSSGAEPQTCRFYAELYAMLGGAATTTPTVCFDSINGESRNREAGSGYEEDSSQQGSGETGFPNSQDMFITLDLEPVTPELTQGVLPDPEGTQGTSAANVSPSQRLAKIRRRKRRTRDDMFTELQMSSHADRAQQNAWRQSMSECKKAQYEREERWRAESRAEESKWRAEEDRWHQLADRRQESMLRLLEHPTDMLQRMVELQERQQEQRPPLQPLCNQQPSSPSSIASSPRCPRTQWGGLRPPSHFTPDDCPRLAFNKC, from the exons ctccagcatggacagaacgggaggtacgggatctgctcgccatatggggagacgaatcagtgctagctgaactccgtagcagtaaacgaaatggcaaaatattagaaaaagtctcaaaggccatgaaggacagaggccataacagggatgcacagcagtgccgggtgaaaattaaggagctaaggcaagcctaccacaaagccagagaggcaaacggaagttctggggcagagccgcaaacatgccgcttctacgcggagctgtatgccatgctagggggtgcagccaccactaccccaactgtgtgctttgactccatcaatggagaatcacgcaacagggaagcgggttcggggtacgaggaagatagctcacagcaaggaagcggagaaaccggtttccccaacagccaggatatgtttatcaccctggacctggaaccagtaacccccgaactcacccaaggcgtgctcccagaccctgagggcacacaagggacctctg ctgcaaatgtttctccttcacagaggctagcgaagattagaaggagaaaacggcggactcgggatgatatgttcacggagctccagatgtcctcccacgctgacagagcacagcagaatgcgtggaggcagtcaatgtcagagtgcaaaaaagcacaatatgaacgagaggagaggtggcgggctgaatcgcgggctgaagagagcaagtggcgggctgaagaggataggtggcatcagcttgcagacagaaggcaagagtcaatgctccggctgctggagcatccaactgatatgctccagcgtatggttgagctgcaggaaaggcagcaggagcagagaccgccgctacagcccctgtgtaaccaacagccctcctccccaagttccatagcctcctcacccagatgcccaagaacgcagtgggggggcctccggccacccagtcacttcaccccagatgattgcccaaggctggccttcaataagtgttaa